One stretch of Paroedura picta isolate Pp20150507F chromosome 13, Ppicta_v3.0, whole genome shotgun sequence DNA includes these proteins:
- the TESC gene encoding calcineurin B homologous protein 3 isoform X1 has translation MGAFHSRSEEIQELADKTGFTSDQIEHLHRRFKQLSGDQTTIRKENFDRIPDLEFNPLRAKIVQAFFDKRNLQKASEGLVDEINFEDFLTIMSNFRPIEMHMDEGQLDSFRKQKLKFLFHMYDSDSDGKITLQEYRKVVQELLSGNPHLDKESVRSIADGAMMEAASICVGQMEPDQVYEGITFEDFLKIWEGIDIETKMHVRFLTMEPIAPCH, from the exons atgGGGGCATTCCACTCCCGCTCGGAGGAGATCCAGGAGCTGGCCGACAAGACCGGCT TCACTTCCGATCAAATCGAGCACCTCCACCGAAGATTCAAACAGCTAAGCGGGGACCAGACAACCATCCG GAAGGAGAATTTTGATCGCATCCCGGATCTGGAGTTCAACCCACTGAGGGCCAAAATCGTTCAGGCCTTCTTTGACAAAAG GAACCTACAAAAGGCGTCTGAAGGGCTGGTGGATGAAATCAATTTTGAGGACTTCCTCACAATCATGTCCAATTTCAGACCGATTGAGATGCATATGGATGAAGGACAGCTGGACAGTTTCCGCAAACAGAAGCTGAAAT TCCTCTTTCACATGTATGACTCGGACAGCGACGGAAAGATCACCCTGCAGGAATACAGAAAA GTGGTGCAGGAGCTGCTCTCGGGGAACCCCCACCTGGATAAGGAGTCGGTGAGGTCCATTGCAGACGGGGCCATGATGGAGGCCGCCAGCATCTGCGTGGGGCAAATG GAGCCAGACCAGGTGTATGAGGGCATCACATTCGAAGACTTTCTGAAG ATCTGGGAGGGGATCGACATCGAGACCAAGATGCACGTCCGCTTCCTCACCATGGAGCCGATTGCGCCTTGCCACTAA
- the TESC gene encoding calcineurin B homologous protein 3 isoform X3 produces MAIDWSQVTSDQIEHLHRRFKQLSGDQTTIRKENFDRIPDLEFNPLRAKIVQAFFDKRNLQKASEGLVDEINFEDFLTIMSNFRPIEMHMDEGQLDSFRKQKLKFLFHMYDSDSDGKITLQEYRKVVQELLSGNPHLDKESVRSIADGAMMEAASICVGQMEPDQVYEGITFEDFLKIWEGIDIETKMHVRFLTMEPIAPCH; encoded by the exons ATGGCTATTGATTGGTCTCAAG TCACTTCCGATCAAATCGAGCACCTCCACCGAAGATTCAAACAGCTAAGCGGGGACCAGACAACCATCCG GAAGGAGAATTTTGATCGCATCCCGGATCTGGAGTTCAACCCACTGAGGGCCAAAATCGTTCAGGCCTTCTTTGACAAAAG GAACCTACAAAAGGCGTCTGAAGGGCTGGTGGATGAAATCAATTTTGAGGACTTCCTCACAATCATGTCCAATTTCAGACCGATTGAGATGCATATGGATGAAGGACAGCTGGACAGTTTCCGCAAACAGAAGCTGAAAT TCCTCTTTCACATGTATGACTCGGACAGCGACGGAAAGATCACCCTGCAGGAATACAGAAAA GTGGTGCAGGAGCTGCTCTCGGGGAACCCCCACCTGGATAAGGAGTCGGTGAGGTCCATTGCAGACGGGGCCATGATGGAGGCCGCCAGCATCTGCGTGGGGCAAATG GAGCCAGACCAGGTGTATGAGGGCATCACATTCGAAGACTTTCTGAAG ATCTGGGAGGGGATCGACATCGAGACCAAGATGCACGTCCGCTTCCTCACCATGGAGCCGATTGCGCCTTGCCACTAA
- the TESC gene encoding calcineurin B homologous protein 3 isoform X2 — translation MLLGLLKPINVTSDQIEHLHRRFKQLSGDQTTIRKENFDRIPDLEFNPLRAKIVQAFFDKRNLQKASEGLVDEINFEDFLTIMSNFRPIEMHMDEGQLDSFRKQKLKFLFHMYDSDSDGKITLQEYRKVVQELLSGNPHLDKESVRSIADGAMMEAASICVGQMEPDQVYEGITFEDFLKIWEGIDIETKMHVRFLTMEPIAPCH, via the exons ATGCTATTGGGTCTTCTAAAACCGATTAACG TCACTTCCGATCAAATCGAGCACCTCCACCGAAGATTCAAACAGCTAAGCGGGGACCAGACAACCATCCG GAAGGAGAATTTTGATCGCATCCCGGATCTGGAGTTCAACCCACTGAGGGCCAAAATCGTTCAGGCCTTCTTTGACAAAAG GAACCTACAAAAGGCGTCTGAAGGGCTGGTGGATGAAATCAATTTTGAGGACTTCCTCACAATCATGTCCAATTTCAGACCGATTGAGATGCATATGGATGAAGGACAGCTGGACAGTTTCCGCAAACAGAAGCTGAAAT TCCTCTTTCACATGTATGACTCGGACAGCGACGGAAAGATCACCCTGCAGGAATACAGAAAA GTGGTGCAGGAGCTGCTCTCGGGGAACCCCCACCTGGATAAGGAGTCGGTGAGGTCCATTGCAGACGGGGCCATGATGGAGGCCGCCAGCATCTGCGTGGGGCAAATG GAGCCAGACCAGGTGTATGAGGGCATCACATTCGAAGACTTTCTGAAG ATCTGGGAGGGGATCGACATCGAGACCAAGATGCACGTCCGCTTCCTCACCATGGAGCCGATTGCGCCTTGCCACTAA